The region TATTTTAGGTTGTTGGGTATACGAAGGACATGTTGGCCCATTattacttggaccttactagcaatgctaatgggccactaaggcccaatagcacttaaaagccattgagggtcccttaaatatgcaattgggtcatagaaggcccaataacatttataatTACCCATTGGGtccaaaatcatgttaatgggtcacaaaggcccaataaacatgtatggaactttcaagcccaaagaattTAATATGGTTGTGGGTATAGTACAGTCGTCGGAATGTTTAATTGAACAATCGTTAAATTTTTATCGATACGAGTCCGATATTCGGAATTTATGTATATTCATCTTGCCATTTGTCATAAGTTGTGgtttggtatttttgacccaaTTATCTTacataataaaataattgactcaaaatattggtttgaccatTTCAGcccttatatataaaaaaagacattttaggccctAAAACCATTTTCTTATCATTTTTAACCCATAGACTTTGTTTATGTGGTGGTTTTAGCTCAAAATTTACTTTTatcagtttcagcccttccagaaaagtattttacggctaaagtccaaactttttgcaacttttacaattttggcccaaaatccaaaaactttacattttttatcctttttggtaaagaaaagcattttaacccctgaattgATTTTGTTTACCCTTTTATCCCCTATTttgataaatttttcattttagccCTTTGAAAATCAGATTTTTCGCAACCTtgggcttaatgggccgaaaagcccaaaaattggcccattgagctattatttacatttcaagtcctttgaagagcataattgtcacaaaaacatttttttaaactgttttgactctttttccCCTCAAGAAAACCGTGAATAGCAACCTTTccaccaacttttgtttatttgacaatttaagccccaaaaatttgttttatgttaCAATGTGTCTATTTTAAATCTTAGAGgatatttttcttgacttgtttagtgtggtATAACTTAGATCaagtttgttttacttcttatgcCATATATCTTGGGATTTCTACTCTTTTTGttgcatatttaccacataacacatacaatcacacatacatgcataaaatcatacataacacacacatacacatagatctacacattttacttgtaatctcccccataaaactagtaaaaaccgaaaaaaagaggggtattaactcaccttgagtttgtggtttcggtttttatgaagaataaaagaagtttgatgctattctcagcctagcaagcttcttggagGATTTTTTTACTTAGATGTGTTCTAAGAGGCAAGATCACGAATTTTGTATGAGATAAGGGGGATTGTTGatgaaatgaagaagatatgttAGGAATCAAAGCAATAACTTACCAAGGATGCGAACTacttgatgaaaatccttagattTCTAGCCAAATTTCGAGATCTTCAAAGAagaagaggatgatcttgagagtggtttagagagaatttgtgaggtgtgtgtgtgtgtgtttggtgtcTTCGGCCGAAGGAAAAGAGAGAAGGGGAAGAGAGAGGGTGAGATGACTAGTCTAGatacatgttggtccatgcatgggtgCATGGTgtgtaataaggaggtggcaccTCCTAAAGTCAACCCTTCTcttatttcttttttttgttttctttttgggCCGAGAAAAGGGAAGAAAGAAGAGAGTTTTGGGCCTTTGGTGCTTAATCCCATCTTATGGGcccatttttgatgatttttggcccattgGGCTCCTATGATGAATTACGGCCCAATTTGACAAAAATAATGGGTTTCATAGCCCATTaaagctaattaggttagttatggcccaatatggtctattagggtattttatttcattctaggcccaatatggcccaaaatgttaaaataaatggaaatgagtccaattagagcccatttaagagttctaagcccaaaatagtcaaattggaagcttattggcctatTAGGcctaataaggaaatcctagtccataatggacttaaaccgggatttctagggtttccaattctttgttgactatttgaagtgcttgcatagagtgtttgatggacaatttgttgttattgaataagcatcatacatgctttcacatttttggttcacaaaggttgtcattgttgttgttacaagcatcaaattcctagttgtgacaatacATAATCATATGAAAGTTGATTTAAGTTCACTACCTGTTGATCCGGAAAATTGGTGATCAATTTTTGAGTGATAGTTTGGTGTCATATATTAAAGAATGGGTTTTAGAAAGTATTAGTAATGATATAATTGTGAAAATATATCATGATATAAAACCTCGTCAGATACAATTATAAGAACTTTAAAACTTTTTTCCTTATACGATCCGATCAGACCCAGAATCGTAACTAGTAGTTTTTTTTCTATCATTTTCAATTAAATAGTGAACCACATAGTTTACGTTCTAGACTCGTCACTGTTGGAAATTTCTGAATTATCCTATATACGATGAGGTATAATAGGAGTTATCAAGTTTTGTGGGTTGACAAATTAGATACTGATAAAGATTGATGCTAGGATCCTAAATAGATGCAAGTTTGTTATGTCTtgtattctatatatatatatatatatatatatatatatatatatatatatatatatatatatatatatacatgctaaGTTATCGAGCTGTGATATCAAACATGAACCAATTGAGTTTTTTGTGCTTTAGTTTTTCTCAATAATAACCATTGTGTGTTTGGTTAGATCTTGTTTTTGCTttgatttggtatcagagcctggttgaaAAGAAGACATGGTGGAGGGAGATACGCCATTGTCTTCTGGTCCAGGGGGAAGCGACAAAGGAATGTCTTTCTCGTTTCAAGTACGAATGTTGAATGTAAAGAATTATACTGTGTGGGCAATTTCGCATGAAAGTGATATTAAATGTTCATCAGGTGTGGGATGTCATAGATCCGAGAGCGAATGATCCAAAGAAGGATAATGTTGATATTGAGATTGATCCAAAGAAGAAAAATGTCGCTATTGCTGTGATCTTCCAGGCAATACCTGAAGATCTTATTTTACAAGTTGGAATGATGGATACGGCAAAAGAAATTTGGTACGCCATAAAAACCCGTAACCTGGGTGCAGACAGGGTGAGGGAGGCTAGATTGCAAACCCTAATTACCGAGTTTGACAATCTTAAGATGAAGGAGTCGGCTACAATTGATGAATATGCAAGCCAACTGTCAGGTATAGTGTCTAAATCATCTTCTCTTGGGGAAACGGTTAATGACAAGAAGATGGTTAAAAATTTTCTAACAAGCTTACCAAGAAGATTCATCCACATAGTTGCTTCTATAGAGCAAATCTTAGACCTTCGGTCAGTTGGGTTTGAAGATGTCGTTGGAAGGTTGAAGGCATACGAAGAGAGGACCTGTGATGACTCTGATCAAGGAAAACTCCTACTCAACAATGAGTCCGGTCGCGGGAAGAGTAAAAGCGGTGGACGGAGTCGTGGAAGTAGGAATAATAACGGGAAAACTCACCAACAAAACCTGTCATTGAATTCAGATGGTG is a window of Lactuca sativa cultivar Salinas chromosome 1, Lsat_Salinas_v11, whole genome shotgun sequence DNA encoding:
- the LOC111909796 gene encoding uncharacterized protein LOC111909796, producing the protein MVEGDTPLSSGPGGSDKGMSFSFQVWDVIDPRANDPKKDNVDIEIDPKKKNVAIAVIFQAIPEDLILQVGMMDTAKEIWYAIKTRNLGADRVREARLQTLITEFDNLKMKESATIDEYASQLSGIVSKSSSLGETVNDKKMVKNFLTSLPRRFIHIVASIEQILDLRSVGFEDVVGRLKAYEERTCDDSDQGKLLLNNESGRGKSKSGGRSRGSRNNNGKTHQQNLSLNSDGGEIEKVKVEKETGNSVKTLRTDRGGEFTSQDFNSLCDSHGMMRHLTTPYTLQQNGVVERRNRTLIEMTRSLMKETQETIVDTGVGPVMGNLNPNENRHEEDANHGDPDNIVHEP